The genomic interval ATACTAAACAAGACAAAAGAGAAAGACCAAGAACAAAGCAGGAGCTTATAAAAAATGAGTAAAAAAGGGAAAAAATAATGAAAAGAATGATTATATCAGTTGCCGTAGCATCTTCACTATTTTTAAGTAGTATCAATGCTAGCGGTATACCAACTATTGACGTAGCCGCGATAGCCCAACAAGTTATGGAATACACCCAAACACTGAAAGACTACGCAGAACAGATCAAACAATACGAGCAAATGGTTAAAGATACACTAAATTTCGAGAAACAAATGCAAGAGCTTGGTGTAGATATGAACAGCGTTTATGAGATATTAGGCGATGCACAAAGTTTAATATCGCAAATGCAAAGCATATACGAAGATGTAAAAAATTTGCCAAAAGACATAATGGGGGATATAGCAAGAGTTAAGACAGCCTGCTCATTCTTAGAGCAAAATAGCCAATTTTTTAGTCACTCAGTAAAAGCATCAGGCAATAAACTAGCAAATAAGCTAAATAGATGTACATTTGCACTACGTGATGGAGCAAATATAAGCAAGAGCATAGAAGAATTAACTCAAAAAATGAATAAGGCAGTTGACCCAATAGAACGAGCAAACTATCAGGCGCAGATCAGTAATATTAAAAATGCGGAAAGATTTTTACAAGAGAGAGATAATATAGAGAAAACAAACAATTTATTAGCATTTGAAGACACATTTCATAATGGCGATAAAACGAAAGAGTATACAAGAGATAGAATGAGAGATGATTTAAAGCAGCTATCTAAACAACTAAATAAGGCTAATAATCAAAAACAGGCTCAAGCATTGACAAATACTATACTGCTTAAAATTTTAGAAAATATGCAACAGCAATATGAGCTAAATATCAATTACACCAGCGCAATGGCATCGAGCAGACAAGCCATGAAAGACAATAGTGCTAGAGATTTAACACCAGATAGCTTTAACCAAAAAGTTGTTGAATATAAGCGAAATGATGCAATATTTGACCCAGAAACAAAGCAAATGCCAAAAGATGAGCTAGGGCTTCCAAAATTTGTATTTTTTAAATAAGGAGTAGAAAATGAAAAAAATAGTTTTAAGTATTGTTGCCATAACAATGTTTGCAGGTAGTGCAGTAGCACAGGAAATAACAGGAGATGCAAAGCTGGCATGCGAAGCATTATTGTGCTTATCAAGTCCAACAAGACCAAGTGAATGCGCTCCAGCACTTAAAAAATATTTTTCGATAACAGACAAAAAACCACACAAACAAGCAAAAAAGCGTGCGAACTTTTTAAAATTATGTCCTAAACAATGAACAAAGAAAATTTAGTCGAACTACCACTAGATGAAATTTTAAAAAATAATGGCTACTTTGAAAAACGAGAGAAAAGTAGCCAAAATTACAAAACACTCACAAATAACAACTCCGATACAATCATCATAACGAGAAAAAGCAACGGACACTATTTATACTTTAACCCAAGCGATGATAATGATAGGGGAAATATATATAATTTCGCCAAAAATCGTGGCGTATCAATAAAAGATTTAATAGATGAAAATATAATAAACGATGTAAAAACATTAAAAAACAATACTAAAGAAATAATAAAACAAAAAGAAAATGATAGTATTATAGT from Campylobacter concisus carries:
- a CDS encoding type IV secretion system protein, translated to MKRMIISVAVASSLFLSSINASGIPTIDVAAIAQQVMEYTQTLKDYAEQIKQYEQMVKDTLNFEKQMQELGVDMNSVYEILGDAQSLISQMQSIYEDVKNLPKDIMGDIARVKTACSFLEQNSQFFSHSVKASGNKLANKLNRCTFALRDGANISKSIEELTQKMNKAVDPIERANYQAQISNIKNAERFLQERDNIEKTNNLLAFEDTFHNGDKTKEYTRDRMRDDLKQLSKQLNKANNQKQAQALTNTILLKILENMQQQYELNINYTSAMASSRQAMKDNSARDLTPDSFNQKVVEYKRNDAIFDPETKQMPKDELGLPKFVFFK
- a CDS encoding TrbM/KikA/MpfK family conjugal transfer protein yields the protein MKKIVLSIVAITMFAGSAVAQEITGDAKLACEALLCLSSPTRPSECAPALKKYFSITDKKPHKQAKKRANFLKLCPKQ